A part of Pectinophora gossypiella chromosome Z, ilPecGoss1.1, whole genome shotgun sequence genomic DNA contains:
- the LOC126380370 gene encoding uncharacterized protein LOC126380370 has translation MADTRRSGCGDLRTQCFIIGYMNLVAAVVDIVIHVLITAIVSDGFECDINLNSLRAVEWPWLEPLLLLLNLGTHGFFPFPMTLTANNFHEVYMSIPSVPVCYPGMLHIYLVDVLNFLINVIWLKFVLSFISAIYRRDPESMKMFFYLSAVKGVLQQVVYIMCQPSYQASFSVETYWFLKLVDIGLAILFLYIINNYINVLYEGQRAAATVEEPPSYNESLNESSKAQEATGINVTDGVKKDQKIAFITDCPTYDVYVKTEELNTQSIIRG, from the exons ATGGCGGACACGAGGAGGTCTGGTTGCGGTGACCTGCGAACTCAGTGTTTCATCATCGGATACATGAACCTG GTGGCGGCGGTGGTCGACATAGTGATCCATGTTCTGATTACTGCTATAGTCTCCGATGGCTTCGAATGTGATATCAATCTGAacagc TTGCGGGCAGTAGAATGGCCGTGGTTGGAGCCGTTGCTGCTGCTCCTTAACCTGGGCACCCATGGCTTCTTCCCGTTCCCCATGACCCTGACCGCCAACAACTTCCACGAGGTCTACATGAGCATACCGTCGGTCCCCGTATGCTACCCTGGCATGCTGCATATCTACCTGGTGGATGTCCTGAACTTCCTCATCAATGTCATCTGGCTAAAGTTTGTCTTGTCATTCATCTCGGCGATATACAGG AGAGACCCTGAGTCCATGAAAATGTTCTTCTACCTGTCCGCGGTGAAGGGAGTCCTCCAACAGGTCGTGTACATCATGTGCCAGCCGTCCTACCAAGCCAGCTTCTCCGTCGAGACTTACTGGTTCTTGAAACTCGTCGACATAG GCCTCGCTATATTGTTCCTGTACATAATTAACAACTATATCAACGTACTCTACGAAGGTCAGAGGGCAGCTGCCACCGTTGAGGAGCCCCCATCATATAATGAGTCCCTAAACGAGTCTTCGAAAGCACAGGAAGCGACTGGAATTAACGTCACTGATGGTGTAAAGAAAGATCAGAAAATCGCATTTATTACTGACTGTCCAACTTACGACGTTTACGTAAAGACGGAAGAGTTGAACACTCAGAGTATTATTAGAGGTTGA